The following nucleotide sequence is from Methylocella sp..
CCGCTGGAGCCGGCTCGGCGTCTTCGACCGCATATTCGCCGCGCTCGCTGGCGAAGGTCCAAAGCCCGAGCGCATCATGATCGACGCCACGCATCTGAAGGCGCATCGCACAGCGGCGAGCCTGCTCAAAAAGGGGCTCTTCCCCGCCGTATCGGGCGCACGAAAGGCGGACTGAACTCGAAGCTCCACGTCGTTTGCGACGGCGCCGGCAAGCCCCTCGTCATGTTGCTCTCGGAGGGCCAGATGAGCGACCACAAGGGCGCGCGGCTGATGCTCAAGGCTTTACCGCCCGCTTCAATGTTGATCGCCGACAGGGGCTACGACAGCAACTGGTTCCGCGCCGCGCTGAAGGCCAGGGGCGTCGAGCCCTGCATCCCGCCAACCAGAAGCCGCAAGCTTCCCATTGCCTATGACAAGACGCTCTACCGCCAGCGTCACAAAATCGAGAACATGTTCGCCAAGCTCAAGGACTGGCGGCGCATCGCAACCCGCTATGATCGATGCGCCCACACCTTCTTCTCCGCCATCTGCATCGCAGCCGCCGTCCTCTTCTATCTCAATCAATGAGTCCTGAGCCTAGCCCCTGTCGCGGGTGATATCGAGGCAGCTCGATCAGCGGCGCACGCAATGGGCCGCCACGGTGCTGCCTTGTGTTATGCGCTCCAATTCGAAACAGCGGCTCGGCAATGGGACATCGTAGGCCAATGGGTTCCACTTTCGGATCCGCGACCTTCCACCATTATCGGAGGAGGCCAGAAGTGGATCGGGCCGACCTGGGCCGCCATTGACGCCAATATGGTCCTGACCCTGACGCCGACGAAAACCGAAAAGACCACCGCGAAGCGGACGCACATCGACCTTAAGCTTTGCCCTATGGTCGTGGATGAGCTTGCCTTGATCCCTCCGGAATCGCGGACCGGGCCGCTGATCATCAACGAAAATACCGGCTTTCCGTATGGGGAGGTAGCATTCCAGCGCGCCTGGCGGATGGTTAGAGATCGCGCTGGCTTATCTCCCAAGCTATGGAACCGAGACATCCGCGCCGGGGGGATCACTGAAGGCGGCGAGGCTGGCGCGAGCTCAGACGATCGCGCCAAACTCGCCGGGCATTCTAGCCGAAATATGACACGCTCGGTCTACGACCGCGATGTTCTTGCAGGCTCCAATCGCGTCGCTATGGCGCGGGCGGCGTTTCGGGAGAGACAGCGCGATGGAGGCGAGAGACATGACAAAGTTGATCGATCGGAGGGTGAGCTTTTGCCCCAAGATTGATTCGGGCCTTCCGCCCCTGTTCGGTCAGCGATAGAGCCGCCCGGCGACAGCGAAAGCCGCTGCGCGACGCCGTCCGAAGGGCATCCGGTACGTCCGTACAACTTTGCGAGTCCCGAACGACCTGGGAATCAGCTACAGGTGGACCCTGCATTTTAATCACCGAGACATTTCAGCGGAAGAACAGCCGAAGAAGCAACTGTCGGGCAAAAGAGTGAGGGCCAGTCGTAGACAACTTGAGCCGCTGGAGCGACGACAGTATAATCACTTGCCCTTTCGCTTCGCCCGTGCGTCCAACACCGCCTTCGCCTTGCGCCACTTGCGCCACCTCGTCTTCGCGGCATGGCTGGCTGATTTACGGCGCTGTTCTCGCGTCGTGTTATTGACGTACGCGCGGCCGCCTTTCGCTCCCGATTTTTTTCGGACTATTTTGTAATTCTCGACGTAATTTCCTGATCCGTCTGCGGTATCGCCATGCGGAGGTGCGGTTGGCATAGCCGCGATGGCGATTCCCAAGACGCCAAGGATCGGTCCAAGGGAATAGCCGCTAAAATACTTGGCGCCACTTTCGATCTTGCCGGTCAGGCCACCTGGCATGCCTGCCAGTTCGTCGACGGCAAGCTGAGAGAGCCCGAGTGGCTTCCGCCGCGTCGCGATGAGAGTGCGGAGCTCGACGTAATCCGACGCAATGCCGATGATCTCGTTCATCTCGCTTTCATACTCTAGACTGCCTAGTCGCCGGCGGCCAAAAAAAGCGCCTCAAGTGCGTCACTGCGATCGCAGATATCCTCTACGCAGGCAAGATATCGCAGCCGTGCGGCTTCGTCCCCGGGTGTTGAGCATCGGTATTCGCACAGCATCAACAACGCATTGGTCTCCGCCGCCGACGCGGCGGAGACCTCATGTTCGACGACGCCCAAACCGCTCAACCTTTTGGCTTCCTCATCCTGGGCGAAGAAGCGATCGACTCCGGCAACCGCCTCGTCCTTAACCGCGTCGCAGAGGTCGACGTATTGCTGGAGCCTTTCGGGAGACCCGTGTTTGATTATCCATGAGTCGTCGGAACGGAATTGATGGGACTTGTTGATCTGCGCCTTAATGGCCGCATGATCGCGGCCTGCATGATAGTCCTTCCCGGCCGGGCTGAGAGGGGCATACTCTGGAGGTGAATGCATGCGGTAAGCGACCTCGGCAGTAGCGAATTTTGACGACGCTTCCTCCACCGCGGCCCAAGTGCGGCGGTGCGTCTCGATCAAGCGCAATAACTCCGGCGAGACTGAGCCGCCCCGCGCCGCGGCCGCGACAGGCCCGGAGGCAAGCGCCGCGCTGCCGGCTATCCCCAACCCCACCTTTGCGAGGGCTGAGCGGCGGTTGAGATTTGGCAAGCCGGTATCGGCTGCCCGAACTGTGTTGTTCGGCATTGCTGTTGCTCCTTGACTTTCTAAATCGCCTTGTGCGATCCCTAAGGAATAAGATAATCTCTAGGGGCTTGTCAACGCCGAAAGGCCACTTATTTATTCCTGAGGGCTCGAATATGATTACTAGCGAACAGGTAAGGGCTGCTCGTGGTCTCTTGCGATGGGATCAAAGTGACCTTAGCGACGCGTCTGGACTATCGCTCCCCACCGTTAAACGGCTTGAGCAATTGCCCGGCCCCCTTGCGGCGCAGGCGCGTACGGTCGACGCAATCGTTGCCGCCTTCTCCAGCGCGGGCGTGATCTTCGTTGAGGAAAATGGCGAAGGAGCGGGGGTCCGACTGAAGAAGAAGCCCCCAGCAATCGGCGAGATCAACGAGAAGATCCAGGCGCTGGACGAGAAAATCGCCACGATCAAAGTTGACGGCGACCCCAGCCCTGAGATCGGGATGAATCGATTGAAAAAGGCGCTCGTGCAAAATGAACGGACGAAGCTTAAAAATCGCCGCGCGAAAATAAAGAAGGGTGAGCCGAAATAAATCCGCTCCCGCAGCGTTCATTGCGAGAACGGGCTGCAGTCGGCCGGAGGAAGGGATATCGATGAACGACGTTGAAGCTTGCACGCAAACGTTAGACAATGCGGATGAAATTGTCGCTGGACTACGGACCGCTCTCTTCGGAAACCAAAACGCCGAGGCCCTGATAGAAATCGCAAGACAATTAGTCCTGATGAACGGCAACCTTGAGGCCCTCACCCAGGCCGTCCGCAGCGTTCCCGATAGCCGATCAGTCTTCGGCGTGTCCAATTATCGCTCGATAGAGCTTCGGTATATCCGACGGAGTCCCCAGCCAACTCGAATCTGGAAAGTAGGCGCCGCAGCCATCCGTGACTTCCGGCGCAATAACCCCTCAACGCCGGCCGAACAGCTCCCGTTGGGGGGGCTACTGTTGCGCCTGATTCGACGGCCTCCCATCACGCTGCATACGCGGCTGCGAAACTTCGCCATGGCGCGAATGGATGTGACCTAATTCAGCCGTCACCGCGCGATTCCGTCCGCTAGGGCGTCTTTCGCGGGCCCGGCTTCTTGCGGACGTTCCATAGTTCACCAGGGCGGCAGATTATCATCGAAATCGACCGGCCGCTGCCATGACTTGGTGCCGATTCCACCAGCATGATCTCGTCGCGGCAAATGGTGAGCGCCCAGTTGGCGCGATCTATCCTCTGCGCATGGTAATGGCGACGTCTGCGACTTCTGTGGCGCCGGTCGGTCTAATCGAGACCGATTATTGCCTGTCGCCATGGAAATGCACCTGTATCCCTGCGGAAAAACCGGCTCCGTCGACCCTTGCTTGAATTTCCGCGTTTGATGCGCGGCCTGTGATATTGCCCGTCACGTGTCGGGTCGCCTCTCCCCAAGTGCCGGAAATCGCGCCGCTGTTGAATATCACGTTGCTACTGATTTCTAATCTGTAGCTGTCGCTTGCGCAGCGGAGACTCTGATTGAGCGCCTTTCCCATATCGTTGATCGCATACTCCGCTTTGCAATGGATGCGCTCGCTGGAGCCGTTCGACATGGTGATGGTGCCGGCTCCGCTCCAATAGCCCGACAAACCGTCGAAAGGCCCGCTGGACGCACTCAGCGAAAGACCTGGCGTCGCCGCGACGCAAAGCACGAGCGTAGCCGCGCTAGGCCGTGGTGACGAATTCGGCGTTTGGGGGATTCTCGCGAGGATCTTTCCATGATTCAAGGCTGATTTTTGGAGATCAGCCTTGATGATTCGGGATGTCGATGCGCTGCGAGACGATCAATGGGAGCGGCTTTGTGATCTTGTGCCAGGCGGAAGAGCCGGCCAGCGCGGGCCGCGCTGCGACAATCGACGCTTCGTCGACGCGCTGTTATGGATGGCCCGCTCGGGCGGCCGCTGGCGCGATCTGCCCGAACGCTTCGGCGACCATCAGGCGGTGAAACGCCGCTACTATCGCTGGATCGAGCGCGGCGCCTTGGACGGATTTCTTGAGGCATTCACCGCCGAGGCCGATCTCGAATGGCTGATGATCGACTCAACAATCGTGCGCGCCCATCAGCACGCGGCCGGCGCAAGGATCGCCAAAGGGGGGCGGATGCCCAAGGCCTGGGCCGCTCTCGCGGTGGTTTGAGCACCAAAATCCACGCCGCGACAGACGCACTCGGCAACCCCGTTCGGCTCCTTCTCGGACCTGGGCAGCGCAACGACATCACAAAAGCGCACGCCCTGATCGAAGGCTTTGCGGCCGATGCGATCATCGCCGATAAAGGTTATGACGCCAATCACTTGCGCAAGGCTGTTCTTATGCGTGAGGCTGAGCCGGTGATCCCATCAAAATCCAATCGCCGCGCGCCGCTCCCCTACGACAAGGCGCTCTACAAGGAGCGCAATCTCGTCGAGCGTTTCTTCAATAAATGAAGCAGTTCCGGCGCGTCGCAACCCGATACGACAAGCTCCTCGCAAACTACCGAGGCTTCGTATTGCTCGCCGCTATTGCTATCATGCTCAGGTAATTCGTCACTACTGCCTAGATCGAGTCATGCTTCAGACGAAGGCTTCCGCCAGCGCCGCACCTCATTGAGGATCGCCTGCGCGGCGGGCAGCGCAAACATCCCCTGCACGGGCTCGAAAATCTTGCGGCGCCAGTTTGGGCGCTCGCGGTCTGTGCCCGGCAGGTTGATGGGCATCGTCTCCATGGCTAGATCGTCGGCCTGAATCAGCACCAAGGCGGCGCCTGATTTCGCGATGAAGCCATGCACGGCGGCGGCGGCGGCTTCGCTCAACGGCGCATCGAGATCGACGCCTTCCACGGAAAAATCCGCGCTGGCGATCTCGTCGATCACCTCAGCTTTTTCCGCAGAACGCACGGCTAATGCGGTCTCGACATCGGCGAGTTGGCCCAGCGCATCCGCCTCGGCGATATCAGATGCTTGCCACCAGCCGGCGAGCGGCGGCAGATCATGTGTTGCGACGCAAGCCGCGGCGAGATGCGGATAGGCCTCGGGCGGCAGCAATCCGGCCTCGTGGCGCTCGAAGCGCATGACCTTGTAGGAGAGAATGTGCGCTTTCGCCAGTTGCGCGCGGAAACCTTCAGGCACGGTGCCCAAATCCTCGCCGACGACGGCGGTCTGGGCGCGGACGCTTTCCAGCATGACTTGACCAATCAGCGGCTCGAACGGGCAGGCGAGATAGGCGCCCTCCGATGCCGCCGCTCCGTCCGGCACGAGAAACAGCCGTTTCAGTCCGAGCACATGGTCGATGCGCAAAACTCCGGCGTAAGCCATGTTCGCCGCGATGAGGCGACCGAACGAGGCAAAACCATCGCTGGCGAGCGCGCGGGGATCGAACGGCGGCAGGCCCCAGACTTGGCCTTTTGGCCCGAGCAGGTCAGGCGGCGCTCCGATCGAGACATTGCGCATCAGCCGATGGGCCTCCGAGAAAGCCTCCGCGCCGTCCGGAGCGCAGCCGACCGCGAGGTCGCGATAGAAACCGAGCGTCAAACCTGCTTTTCGACCAGCGAGCGCGGCGGCGGCGAGTTGCCGATCGGCCAGAAATTGCAAAAATTTTGCGCGCGCGATCGACATTTCATGCGCGCCGCGAAAAGCGGCGATTCCCGGCGCATGGGCCGACGACAGCGCCTCTGGGAATTTGCCGAGCGTCCCGCCAAAAGCGTCCTCGAGAGCCGTGAAAATGGCGAAGCGCTCAAGGCTTTCGCCCCCAGCTGCAACGAAGTTTTTATAGTCGATGACGAGGGGATTTTCCGGCGCGGCGAGCGCGAGATCGGCGAAGGTCTTATGGATTGCGTGGAAGAGCTGGGTCTTGAGCGCCGCAACGGCGGGGTAATCGACCATCCTCGCCGCGGAGAGCTTTGTCGCCGGCTGCCCGACGCGGCAAATCTCGGCGCGGACCGCATCGGTCAGCAATTCTGCCGGCGGCTCAAAGACGTCGATCGCCAGCGGGTCGAGAAAACGCCGGTCGGAGGGATGATAGGGGCTCGCGCGTGAAGGATCGCTTGGAAAAAGCGCATGCAGGGGATTGATGCCGATGGTCGCCGCGCCGGCGCCCGCGGCGGCTTCCGCGAGCAGCCGCAAGGTTGTGAAATCGCCGATGCCCTGATCGCCATGAGCTTCTGCGCCATCGCGTCGCAAGGCGTAGAGCTGCGCGCTGACGCCGAAAGCGCGCAGACCTTTTTGCAGCGCGGGCGGCAGGAACGCCGTTGCCGGAACAATGGCGAGATGGCCGGGGCAGTCCGGCGCGGCATCGGCGATGATTCTATGTCGGCCGAGCGGCAGCTCCGGCAGAGGAATGTCGCGAACAACGGCCCGGCGTCCGTCCGTCGCGGCAATGGCGCTGCGGCGTCCGGCGTCCGCACGGATTTCAATCTCTCGGGTCGATCCGTCTTCCAGAGCGATCGTCAGCGCAAAACGCCGCTCCAGATCGGCGAGGGCTCCGCCAAGGCGAATGCTGCTCTCACCGCCAAGCGCGCTCGTCGTCGCGATCGGCAACGGGCGGAGCTCGCGCTCCTCGGCGAGCGCGGCGAGATGGGCGCGAGCCTCGCCGGTCGTCGCCGCCGGCAGGCCGAGGCTTGCCAGCAACGCCAGCTTCGTGTCCGCTGGAACAAGATAGCGGCGCCCCGCGACGTCCCACCATTCGCTCGCAATGCCCGCCGCAGCGGTGAGGGCATTGAGCGCATAATCATCGACGCGGCTGCGCGGCATGGATGGCGCTACGCTCTCGACGAGGATCGCCACGGAGCGGGGCGCGAGCGAAATTTTACGATTGTCGAATGCTTTCGCCTGAGCGCGAGGGTCTGCGGAATCAATCTCGAGGCGCCAAGCATAGCCATCGCGCGGCTCTGGCAGCCGAGCTTCGAGGGCGCCGAAGCTACGGTTAAACAGAACGGCGGCTCGGCTCGGCTCCGAGTCCGCATCGGCTGCGTCATAAAACGCTGCCGTCAACGTCTTTGCGTCTGGGTCGTCCCAGTCCGCGACAGTGAACGGGGCGCCGTTTAACGTCAGCCATTCGACGTCGGGAATGCCGGAGGCGTCGCGCGGAGCGCCTGTCAAAGGCTGTTCGCTGCGCAACGCCGCGACGGCGCGTCGAAGTTTTATGAGACGCGCGGAAAAATCGATGAGCTCAGCGTCGGCGCTGGCCCAATCGACCCAGGCGAGCGCATTGTCCAGCGCATAGGCATTGTTGTTGCCACGCTGCGTCCGGCCGAGTTCATCGCCCATGCAGAGCATTGGCGTACCGCGCGCGGCGATCAGCGTTGCGAGCAATGCGCGGACGTCGCCCTTGCGCCTGCCCAACATGATGGGATCAAGCGTCTCGCCTTCGACGCCGCAGTTCCAGGACAGATTTTCGTCGGCTCCATCGCGGTTATCTTCGCCGTTTGCTTCGTTTTGCTTGGCTGTATAGGCGACGAGATCGGCGAGCGTAAATCCATCATGCGCCGCGACGAAATTGATCGAGCGCGACAGCAGACGATTGCGTGGGGCGAAGACGTCCGCCGATCCTGCGAGCCTTGTCGCGAGAGGCCCGGCAAGACCGCCATCGCCGCGCCAAAAGCGCCGAAAAGTATCGCGCGCGCTATCGTTCCATTCGCCCCAGCCGGGCGGAAAGGCGCCGAGCTGGTAGCCAACAAGTCCGAGATCCCAGGGTTCTGCGATATGGATCAGGCCGCGCAAGGTAGGGTCTTGCGCTATCGCGGCGATAAACGGATGCGCTGGATCAAAGCCTCTCTCGCTTCTAGCCAGAACGCTCGCCAAATCGTAGCGAAAACCGTCGACGCCGGCTCGAATGGCGCATGTGCGCAGCGCTTCGAGGGCGAGCCTCAGAACTTGCGGCCGCTCGAGCGCCAACACGTTGCCGCAGCCAGCTTGGTCTTCGTAGATCGCCGGATTGCCCGCTTGAAGACGGTAGAAACCAAGGTTATCGAGGCCGCGCAAGGAGAGGGTAGGGCCAAGCGCGTCGCTCTCGCCGGTATGGTTCAGGACTACGTCGAGGATGACTGCGATGCCGGCAGCTTGCAGCGTCTGGACGGCGTGGCGTACCTCCGGCCAGCCGCCGGGAGCAAGCCTTGGGTCGGGCGCGAGCATGGCGACAGGATTATAGCCCCAGTAATTAGTCAGCCCCAATTGAGGCAAATGGCGCTCATCGATCCATGCGGCGATCGGCAGAAGCTCGACGGCTGTGATTCCGAGTCGGGTCAGATGAGCTATGGCGGCCGGATGCGCGAGGCCCGCGAAGGTTCCGCGAATGGACTCCGGGATATCCGGATGTGTGCGCGTAAAGCCGCGGACATGCATTTCATAGATGATCAGGTCGCGCCATGCGACGTTCTGGTGGCGTGGCGGCGGCAATTGGCTCGGGGGCTCGACGATCGCTTTTGGAACGATGGAGGCGCTGTCGGAGTCGTCCGCCGGATCGCCGCGAAGGCGCGCGTCGAACAGGCGCGCATCGAGCTTGAAAGGACGATCGAGCCTTGTCGCATAAGGATCGACCAGCAGTTTCTCGGGGTTGAACCAGAGACCCGCGGTAGGGTCAAAAAGCCCTTTCGCCCGCAGCCCGTAGCGGGCGCCAACGCCGACGCCCGCGATATGCGCGTGGAAAACATCTCCTGTGCGACTGGCGAGGCGAATCCGTGCGATCTCGCGATCCGCCTCGTCGAACAGAGCGAAAAAGATCGCCTCGGCGCTGCTGGACGCTACGGCGACATTGATCCCGCCATCCTCGACAAAAACCCCGAGCGGCTCGGGGCGGCCAGGAGCGACGCGATAGAGACCCTTTGGCGCTCCGGGGCTCAGGTGACTACCGTCGGCGCCTCGCGCCCGGTGAAATGTTTGATCCCTGCGATATCGTTGGAAAGCGCGACGAGATCGGCTAGCGCTACGCCGGTGTCGAGGCTCTGCCGCGTGGGGTCGGGCTCAAAGCGCTCGATATAGACTCTGAGAGTTGCGCCGGACGTGCCCGTGCCCGACAGCCGGTAAACGATGCGGCCGCCATCCTCGAAATGCAGGCGGATGCCCTGATGGCTCGAATCCGAACCGTCGACCGGATCATGATAGGAAAAATCGTCGGCGGCGGCGATTGTCAGCGCGCCATAGCGTTTGCCCTTGAAACTCGGAAGGCTTTCGCGCAGCGCCTTGATCAATGCATTGGCGCCGTCGGCCTCGACTTCCTCATAATCGTGCCGCGCGTAATAATTGCGGCCGTAATCGGCCCAATGTTTCGTCACGATAGCGTCGACGCTTTCGCCGCGCGCTGCGAGAACATTGAGCCATAGCAGGATCGCCCAGAGCCCGTCTTTTTCGCGGACGTGGTCTGAGCCGGTGCCGGCGCTCTCCTCGCCGCAGATGGTCGCCATCCCGGCGTCGAGCAGATTGCCGAAGAATTTCCATCCCGTCGGCGTCTCGAAGAGTGGAATGCCGAGCCGCTTGGCGACCTTATCGGCGGCCTGGCTGGTCGGCATGGAGCGCGCGATGCCCTTGATCCCCTGCGCATAACCTGGCGCCAGATGCGCATTGGCGGCGAGGATTGCAAGGCTGTCAGAAGGCGTGACGAAGCGGCCGCGCCCGATGATGAGATTGCGGTCGCCATCGCCATCGGAGGCCGCGCAAAGATCTGGACCACCCGGCGTCATTGCAAGGTCGAGCAGATGTTTGGCGTGGACAAGGTTTGGATCTGGATGATGTCCGCCGAAATCGGCCAACGGCTTGCCGTTCATCACTGAACCTGCTGGCGCACCAAGCAGGTCCTGAAAGATCCGTGTGGCGTAAGGACCGGTCACGGCCGACATGGCGTCAAAGCGCAGGCGAAATCCGGATTTGAATAAGGCGCTGATCTTGTCGAAATCGAACAGCTGCTGCATCAGCTGCGCATAGTCGGCGACGGGATCGATCACCTCGACATCGCCGGGTCCGAGTCTCATGGATCCCAGCCGATCGAGATCGACATCAGCTGTGTCGAGGATCTTATATTCCGAGAGGGTCTTGGAGCGAGCAAAAATGGCCTCGGTCACTTTTTCTGGGGCGGGGCCGCCGTTGCCGCCATTGTATTTAATGCCAAAATCGCCGTTTGGACCGCCGGGATTGTGACTGGCGCTCAGCACGACGCCGCCGAAGGCGCGGGTTTTGCGAATGAGATTCGAGGCGGCGGGCGTCGACAATATGCCGCTTCGGCCAACCAGAATCCGTCCAAATCCATTGGCGAGAGCCATCTTCAAAACGATCTGGATCGCTTCGCGATTGAAGAAGCGCCCGTCTCCGCCGACCACCAAAGTCGCGCCTTGAAAACCTTCGAGGCAATCGAAAATCGATTGTACAAAGTTTTCGAGATAGCCGGGTTGTTGAAACACCGGAACCTTCTTGCGCAATCCGGAGGTTCCAGGCCTCTGGCCCTCGAAAGGCGTTGTGGCGATGGTTCGGATCATACGTTTCTCCAGATTAGGAATTTGAGACTCTCTGCGACAGACACCGCTCGGCGATGAGGTCGCGGTAAAGCTTTGCGTAAGCGGCTGCCGGGCGTCGCCAGGATACGTCGGTCATCATGCCATTTTCGATCAACGCATCCCAGACCTTTGGTTCGGCCCAAAGCCGCCCGGCGCGCTCGAGCGTCGCCTCAAACATTTCGCTGGTGACGGGAGAAAATTGTAAACCGGTCCCGCTTCCTGAAGCGAGCGCCATTTCATTGGCGTCGATAATTGTGTCCGCAAGGCCGCCCACTCGCGAAACGACGGGCAGCGCGCCATAGCGCAGCGCGCAAAGCTGGGTCAAGCCGCAGGGCTCGAAACGGGAAGGAATGAGCAGCGCATCGACGCCGGCCTGGATCTGATGCGCGAGCGCCTCATCATAGTCGATCACGGCGCCGACGCGGCCTGGACG
It contains:
- a CDS encoding IS5 family transposase; the protein is MERCAQGLRAAQDALQSLHPLEPARRLRPHIRRARWRRSKARAHHDRRHASEGASHSGEPAQKGALPRRIGRTKGGLNSKLHVVCDGAGKPLVMLLSEGQMSDHKGARLMLKALPPASMLIADRGYDSNWFRAALKARGVEPCIPPTRSRKLPIAYDKTLYRQRHKIENMFAKLKDWRRIATRYDRCAHTFFSAICIAAAVLFYLNQ
- the glgX gene encoding glycogen debranching protein GlgX produces the protein MSPGAPKGLYRVAPGRPEPLGVFVEDGGINVAVASSSAEAIFFALFDEADREIARIRLASRTGDVFHAHIAGVGVGARYGLRAKGLFDPTAGLWFNPEKLLVDPYATRLDRPFKLDARLFDARLRGDPADDSDSASIVPKAIVEPPSQLPPPRHQNVAWRDLIIYEMHVRGFTRTHPDIPESIRGTFAGLAHPAAIAHLTRLGITAVELLPIAAWIDERHLPQLGLTNYWGYNPVAMLAPDPRLAPGGWPEVRHAVQTLQAAGIAVILDVVLNHTGESDALGPTLSLRGLDNLGFYRLQAGNPAIYEDQAGCGNVLALERPQVLRLALEALRTCAIRAGVDGFRYDLASVLARSERGFDPAHPFIAAIAQDPTLRGLIHIAEPWDLGLVGYQLGAFPPGWGEWNDSARDTFRRFWRGDGGLAGPLATRLAGSADVFAPRNRLLSRSINFVAAHDGFTLADLVAYTAKQNEANGEDNRDGADENLSWNCGVEGETLDPIMLGRRKGDVRALLATLIAARGTPMLCMGDELGRTQRGNNNAYALDNALAWVDWASADAELIDFSARLIKLRRAVAALRSEQPLTGAPRDASGIPDVEWLTLNGAPFTVADWDDPDAKTLTAAFYDAADADSEPSRAAVLFNRSFGALEARLPEPRDGYAWRLEIDSADPRAQAKAFDNRKISLAPRSVAILVESVAPSMPRSRVDDYALNALTAAAGIASEWWDVAGRRYLVPADTKLALLASLGLPAATTGEARAHLAALAEERELRPLPIATTSALGGESSIRLGGALADLERRFALTIALEDGSTREIEIRADAGRRSAIAATDGRRAVVRDIPLPELPLGRHRIIADAAPDCPGHLAIVPATAFLPPALQKGLRAFGVSAQLYALRRDGAEAHGDQGIGDFTTLRLLAEAAAGAGAATIGINPLHALFPSDPSRASPYHPSDRRFLDPLAIDVFEPPAELLTDAVRAEICRVGQPATKLSAARMVDYPAVAALKTQLFHAIHKTFADLALAAPENPLVIDYKNFVAAGGESLERFAIFTALEDAFGGTLGKFPEALSSAHAPGIAAFRGAHEMSIARAKFLQFLADRQLAAAALAGRKAGLTLGFYRDLAVGCAPDGAEAFSEAHRLMRNVSIGAPPDLLGPKGQVWGLPPFDPRALASDGFASFGRLIAANMAYAGVLRIDHVLGLKRLFLVPDGAAASEGAYLACPFEPLIGQVMLESVRAQTAVVGEDLGTVPEGFRAQLAKAHILSYKVMRFERHEAGLLPPEAYPHLAAACVATHDLPPLAGWWQASDIAEADALGQLADVETALAVRSAEKAEVIDEIASADFSVEGVDLDAPLSEAAAAAVHGFIAKSGAALVLIQADDLAMETMPINLPGTDRERPNWRRKIFEPVQGMFALPAAQAILNEVRRWRKPSSEA
- a CDS encoding alpha-D-glucose phosphate-specific phosphoglucomutase — its product is MIRTIATTPFEGQRPGTSGLRKKVPVFQQPGYLENFVQSIFDCLEGFQGATLVVGGDGRFFNREAIQIVLKMALANGFGRILVGRSGILSTPAASNLIRKTRAFGGVVLSASHNPGGPNGDFGIKYNGGNGGPAPEKVTEAIFARSKTLSEYKILDTADVDLDRLGSMRLGPGDVEVIDPVADYAQLMQQLFDFDKISALFKSGFRLRFDAMSAVTGPYATRIFQDLLGAPAGSVMNGKPLADFGGHHPDPNLVHAKHLLDLAMTPGGPDLCAASDGDGDRNLIIGRGRFVTPSDSLAILAANAHLAPGYAQGIKGIARSMPTSQAADKVAKRLGIPLFETPTGWKFFGNLLDAGMATICGEESAGTGSDHVREKDGLWAILLWLNVLAARGESVDAIVTKHWADYGRNYYARHDYEEVEADGANALIKALRESLPSFKGKRYGALTIAAADDFSYHDPVDGSDSSHQGIRLHFEDGGRIVYRLSGTGTSGATLRVYIERFEPDPTRQSLDTGVALADLVALSNDIAGIKHFTGREAPTVVT